Proteins encoded within one genomic window of Anopheles gambiae chromosome 3, idAnoGambNW_F1_1, whole genome shotgun sequence:
- the LOC1280536 gene encoding kinase D-interacting substrate of 220 kDa isoform X8: MFKSKHRSAGHEHHHHHQQALNRCDSMGSLGHRSLLQYLETDDLAGLKSFLGTRHLQVDDRDENNTTVLMVASGRGATHFVKELLARGADVQAQDLDSWTALHFAAKAGHVGIVELLLDNGAELEHRDMGGWTALMWGSYKGHTSVVALLLQRGADVQAHGNYHLNPLLWASGRGHTEIVRLLVNTGGAKVNVGDKYGTTPLVWACRKGSAEIVDVLLKAGANVDTAGMYSWTPLLVAVSGGFQECVSLLLERKPNVNALDKDGMTALSIACREGLTEIASALIAAGAYLNVQDRAGDTPLINAVKGGHRSVVEILMKRHVDVDIQGKDKKTALYTAVEKGHTAIVKLILQSNPDLELSTKDGDTALLRAVRNRNLEIVQMLLERKAKVGATDKRGDTCLHVAMRARSKAIVEALLSNPKYGQLLYRSNKEGETPYAIDATHQKTILGQVFGNRRLNANEDSEGMLGYGLYSSALADVLSEPTLTTPITVGLYAKWGSGKSFLLTELRDEMKNFAHSWSEPPIDASWLFFLISLHLVLVIGTVVGLATWSYVWGMVTGATLLVLIYFTDILLKFLDRRYDLEWLYSLNYGLSRKLGRLRLILQVAFCHPPGPQSDQQPMPVRFHFAEASGAAPNGDAAVALMLASLFDAIEAHYGSLATGLYRAFRPKPLKATGGWKWRKMCCMPVVLMFELGMLGILATASLSIVYSEYGLEGREEIAVAIYVLLGILLAGAIANLHAWSKLIGALFMSQGKHLKRAFNSNEAAPLTALGAEVSLMTDMVRCLDAFTGQQSRLVGVVDALDSCDTERTLTILNAVQTLLSGPQRPFVLLLAVDPHVIAKAAEANSRRLFTEGGIGGHDFLRNLVHLPVYLQNSGLRKVQRAQNTAMSAYRRAMPDLSRDDDQPHLGHSASVRRLSNASEIMSSQEKLRAMPSSSRGGSKKLRVSDSIASSIGSNLHKLGQNPPVDLSKIILTDDYFSDVNPRSMRRLMNVIYITVRLLKAFQIDFSWYRLSSWINLTEQWPLRASMIVLEHDQGGDSFDDSVSLQAVYDKVRPKLTCLREAAALLDLDRDERKLDAFLQLHKSDLLVSDLRIFLPFTINLDPYLRKVLKEDQQALEDEGIIIPMKTVLPPSKPSGFVPHHHHRAPVGGVLQPTPQHPNNLTNWPNFYNPQPQAMALMSYYNQNWANFPAGVYGTNALLGEPLPKPGSVGGGPIITEHPPHEQHSTLGSNSGRSSKTTTGALQKSSSNGLATSPPIDIDLSNVQLSSLTVEQLIELLEKVNDLKPAMERTAPILRENAISGRVLMYCNLEELKSVLRLSFGHWEMFKLLVTALREASVTQPASRKLSTKTTSFAKGTNDSVEMQEPIAQSTPPFGSSTSSFQPIRQKSQNLLEKQPAKVHDYEYLQVTLEEQMICGALQTLNEDAFEDVVSSSERPSPTGEMFSQYLAPIRESSEIGSPPRLTYNLTNPNLTDLAASNGTLNGDDSGVGGGGSVGVGGGGGGGSTSSGSHLGLRSGSGRHSRSHSLHDDASLTSIVVIPTFLTTSPNGASSNNNNNNNNTTTNINDTKL, from the exons GCACTGAATCGGTGCGATTCGATGGGATCGTTGGGCCACCGTTCGCTCCTACAGTACCTGGAAACGGATGATCTAGCTGGACTAAAATCATTCCTCGGCACCCGCCACCTGCAGGTCGACGATCGAGATGAG AACAACACCACAGTGCTGATGGTCGCAAGCGGCCGCGGTGCGACCCATTTCGTGAAGGAACTACTGGCCCGGGGTGCCGATGTACAGGCGCAGGATTTGGACAGCTGGACGGCGCTGCACTTCGCCGCCAAGGCCGGCCATGTCGGGAtcgtggagctgctgctggacaaCGGGGCGGAGCTGGAGCACCGCGACATGGGCGGCTGGACGGCGCTCATGTGGGGCTCGTACAAGGGGCACACCAGCGtggtggcgctgctgctgcagcgcggTGCCGACGTGCAGGCACACGGCAACTACCACCTCAACCCGCTGCTCTGGGCGTCCGGTCGTGGCCACACGGAGATCGTGCGCCTGCTAGTCAACACGGGCGGGGCGAAGGTGAACGTTGGCGATAAG TACGGAACGACCCCGCTGGTGTGGGCCTGCCGCAAGGGAAGCGCGGAGATAGTGGACGTTCTACTGAAAGCCGGCGCGAACGTGGATACCGCCGGCATGTACTCGTGGACACCGCTGCTCGTAGCGGTCAGTGGCGGCTTTCAGGAATGTGTCTCCCTGCTGCTCGAGCGCAAGCCAAACGTGAACGCCCTGGACAAGGACGGCATGACGGCGCTCTCGATCGCGTGCCGCGAAGGGCTCACCGAGATCGCGTCGGCCCTGATCGCGGCCGGTGCCTACCTGAACGTGCAGGATCGGGCCGGCGACACGCCGCTGATCAACGCCGTCAAGGGCGGACACCGGAGCGTGGTCGAGATCCTGATGAAGCGCCACGTGGACGTAGACATCCAGGGAAAGGACAAGAAGACGGCCCTGTACACGGCGGTCGAGAAGGGCCACACCGCGATCGTGAAGCTGATCCTGCAGTCCAACCCGGACCTGGAGCTATCAACCAAAGACGGCGACACCGCGCTGCTGCGGGCGGTGCGCAACCGCAACCTCGAGATCGTGCAGATGCTGCTGGAGCGCAAGGCGAAGGTGGGCGCGACGGACAAGCGAGGCGACACCTGTCTGCACGTGGCGATGCGGGCCCGCTCGAAGGCGATCGTGGAGGCGCTGCTGAGCAACCCGAAGTACGGCCAGCTGCTGTACCGGTCGAACAAGGAGGGCGAAACGCCGTACGCGATCGATGCGACGCACCAGAAGACGATCCTCGGGCAGGTGTTTGGCAATCGGCGGCTGAACGCGAACGAAGACTCGGAGGGTATGCTCGGGTATGGGCTGTACTCGTCGGCGCTCGCTGACGTGCTGAGCGAACCCACGCTTACCACCCCGATCACGGTGGGACTGTACGCGAAGTGGGGCAGCGGGAAGAGCTTCCTGCTGACAGAGCTGCGGGACGAAATGAAGAACTTTGCCCACTCGTGGTCGGAGCCGCCGATCGACGCGTCCTGGCTGTTCTTTCTGATCAGCCTGCATCTGGTGCTGGTGATCGGGACGGTGGTCGGGCTGGCCACCTGGAGCTACGTGTGGGGCATGGTGACGGGGGCCACCCTGCTGGTGCTGATTTACTTTACCGACATTCTGCTAAAGTTCCTCGACCGTCGGTACGATCTCGAGTGGCTGTACTCGCTCAACTACGGGCTGTCGCGCAAGCTCGGCCGGCTGCGGCTGATACTGCAGGTCGCGTTCTGCCATCCGCCCGGGCCGCAGAGCGACCAGCAACCGATGCCGGTACGGTTTCACTTTGCCGAGGCGAGCGGGGCCGCCCCGAACGGTGATGCGGCCGTGGCGCTGATGCTGGCCTCGCTGTTCGACGCGATCGAGGCGCACTACGGTTCGTTGGCGACCGGGCTTTATCGTGCCTTTCGACCGAAACctt TAAAAGCAACCGGTGGCTGGAAATGGCGTAAAATGTGCTGCATGCCGGTAGTGCTGATGTTCGAGCTCGGCATGCTGGGCATCCTGGCGACGGCCTCGCTCTCCATCGTGTACTCCGAGTACGGGCTGGAGGGCCGGGAGGAGATAGCGGTGGCGATCTACGTCCTGCTGGGCATCCTGCTCGCCGGCGCGATTGCGAACCTGCACGCCTGGTCGAAGCTTATCGGTGCCTTGTTTATGTCGCAGGGCAAACACCTGAAGCGTGCCTTCAACAGCAACGAGGCGGCCCCACTGACGGCGCTCGGTGCCGAGGTCAGCCTGATGACGGATATGGTGCGCTGTCTGGACGCGTTCACCGGCCAGCAGAGCCGGCTGGTCGGCGTGGTCGATGCGCTCGATTCCTGCGACACCGAGCGCACGCTCACGATACTGAACGCGGTGCAGACGCTGCTGTCCGGGCCGCAGCGACCgttcgtgctgctgctcgcggTCGATCCGCATGTGATAGCGAAGGCGGCCGAAGCCAACAGCCGGCGACTGTTCACGGAGGGCGGCATCGGCGGGCACGACTTCCTGCGCAATCTGGTGCATCTGCCGGTGTACCTGCAGAACTCGGGCCTGCGCAAGGTGCAGCGGGCCCAGAACACCGCCATGTCGGCGTACCGGCGTGCCATGCCGGATCTGAGCCGGGACGACGATCAGCCGCACCTGGGCCATTCGGCATCGGTCCGGCGGCTGTCGAACGCGTCGGAGATTATGTCGTCGCAGGAGAAGCTGCGCGCGATGCCGAGCTCGTCCCGCGGGGGTAGCAAAAAGCTGCGCGTATCCGACTCGATCGCAAGCTCGATCGGGTCGAACCTGCACAAGCTTGGCCAAAACCCGCCGGTGGATCTGTCGAAAATCATTCTCACCGATGATTACTTCAGCGACGTGAATCCGAGAAGCATGCGAAGACTGATGAACGTCATCTACATCACCG TTCGGTTGCTGAAAGCTTTCCAGATCGATTTCAGCTGGTACCGGTTGAGCTCGTGGATCAATCTCACCGAACAGTGGCCGCTGCGTGCTAGCATGATCGTGCTGGAACACGATCAGGGCGGCGACAGCTTCGACGATTCGGTTTCCCTGCAAGCTGTATACGATAA AGTGCGCCCGAAGCTGACGTGCCTGCGGGAAGCGGCTGCACTGCTCGATCTCGATCGCGACGAGCGCAAGCTGGACGCATTTTTGCAGCTGCACAAGTCTGACCTGCTCGTGTCGGATCTGCGCATCTTCCTACCGTTCACCATCAACCTCGATCCGTACCTCCGGAAGGTGCTGAAAGAGGACCAGCAAGCGCTCGAGGACGAGGGTATCATCATACCGATGAAAACCGTACTGCCACCGAGCAAACCGAGCGGATTCGTGccgcaccatcaccatcggGCGCCGGTTGGCGGCGTGCTGCAGCCCACCCCGCAGCATCCCAACAATCTGACCAACTGGCCCAACTTCTACAACCCGCAGCCGCAGGCAATGGCGCTGATGAGCTACTACAATCAGAACTGGGCCAACTTCCCAGCAGGAGTTTACGGCACGAATGCGCTGCTGGGTGAACCGCTGCCCAAACCGGGCTCTGTCGGCGGCGGCCCCATCATTACCGAGCATCCGCCGCACGAACAGCATTCCACACTCGGCAGCAACAGCGGTCGTAGCAGCAAGACCACCACCGGTGCCCTGCAAAAATCCTCCAGCAACGGTCTGGCGACGAGTCCACCGATCGATATCGACCTATCGAACGTGCAGCTGTCCAGCCTGACGGTTGAGCAGCTGATCGAGCTGCTCGAGAAGGTGAACGATCTGAAACCGGCCATGGAGCGTACCGCGCCGATTCTGCGCGAAAATGCCATCTCCGGCCGGGTGCTGATGTACTGCAATCTGGAGGAGCTCAAGTCGGTGCTGCGGCTTAGCTTCGGGCACTGGGAGATGTTCAAGCTGCTGGTGACGGCACTGCGGGAAGCGAGCGTAACACAACCGGCCAGCCGGAAGCTATCCACCAAGACGACCTCGTTCGCGAAGGGGACGAACGATTCGGTGGAGATGCAGGAACCGATCGCCCAGTCAACGCCACCGTTCGGATCATCGACGAGCAGCTTCCAGCCGATCCGTCAAAAATCCCAAAATCTGCTGGAAAAACAG CCAGCAAAAGTGCATGATTACGAATATCTCCAG GTGACGCTCGAGGAGCAGATGATCTGCGGCGCACTGCAAACGCTGAACGAGGACGCGTTCGAGGATGtggtcagcagcagcgagcGGCCCAGCCCAACCGGTGAGATGTTTAGCCAGTACCTGGCGCCAATACGGGAAAGCTCGGAAATCGGTTCACCGCCTCGCCTCACTTACAACCTTACTAACCCAAACCTGACCGATCTGGCCGCCAGCAACGGTACGCTGAACGGTGACGACAGTggcgtcggtggtggtggcagcgttggcgtcggcggcggcggcggcggcggcagcaccagcagcggcagccaTCTCGGCCTCCGGTCCGGTTCCGGCCGGCACAGTCGTTCCCACAGCCTGCATGACGATGCATCGCTGACCAGCATCGTGGTCATTCCCACCTTCCTAACTACGTCCCCTAATGgcgccagcagcaacaacaacaacaacaacaacaacaccactaCCAATATCAACGACACCAAGCTCTAA
- the LOC1280536 gene encoding kinase D-interacting substrate of 220 kDa isoform X5 produces MDRRPFLRNRELSELSPLTQSTPGPSHAAVAPGLTRNHSYGSILPYLGFLRNSLRRSASSSNQALNRCDSMGSLGHRSLLQYLETDDLAGLKSFLGTRHLQVDDRDENNTTVLMVASGRGATHFVKELLARGADVQAQDLDSWTALHFAAKAGHVGIVELLLDNGAELEHRDMGGWTALMWGSYKGHTSVVALLLQRGADVQAHGNYHLNPLLWASGRGHTEIVRLLVNTGGAKVNVGDKYGTTPLVWACRKGSAEIVDVLLKAGANVDTAGMYSWTPLLVAVSGGFQECVSLLLERKPNVNALDKDGMTALSIACREGLTEIASALIAAGAYLNVQDRAGDTPLINAVKGGHRSVVEILMKRHVDVDIQGKDKKTALYTAVEKGHTAIVKLILQSNPDLELSTKDGDTALLRAVRNRNLEIVQMLLERKAKVGATDKRGDTCLHVAMRARSKAIVEALLSNPKYGQLLYRSNKEGETPYAIDATHQKTILGQVFGNRRLNANEDSEGMLGYGLYSSALADVLSEPTLTTPITVGLYAKWGSGKSFLLTELRDEMKNFAHSWSEPPIDASWLFFLISLHLVLVIGTVVGLATWSYVWGMVTGATLLVLIYFTDILLKFLDRRYDLEWLYSLNYGLSRKLGRLRLILQVAFCHPPGPQSDQQPMPVRFHFAEASGAAPNGDAAVALMLASLFDAIEAHYGSLATGLYRAFRPKPLKATGGWKWRKMCCMPVVLMFELGMLGILATASLSIVYSEYGLEGREEIAVAIYVLLGILLAGAIANLHAWSKLIGALFMSQGKHLKRAFNSNEAAPLTALGAEVSLMTDMVRCLDAFTGQQSRLVGVVDALDSCDTERTLTILNAVQTLLSGPQRPFVLLLAVDPHVIAKAAEANSRRLFTEGGIGGHDFLRNLVHLPVYLQNSGLRKVQRAQNTAMSAYRRAMPDLSRDDDQPHLGHSASVRRLSNASEIMSSQEKLRAMPSSSRGGSKKLRVSDSIASSIGSNLHKLGQNPPVDLSKIILTDDYFSDVNPRSMRRLMNVIYITVRLLKAFQIDFSWYRLSSWINLTEQWPLRASMIVLEHDQGGDSFDDSVSLQAVYDKVRPKLTCLREAAALLDLDRDERKLDAFLQLHKSDLLVSDLRIFLPFTINLDPYLRKVLKEDQQALEDEGIIIPMKTVLPPSKPSGFVPHHHHRAPVGGVLQPTPQHPNNLTNWPNFYNPQPQAMALMSYYNQNWANFPAGVYGTNALLGEPLPKPGSVGGGPIITEHPPHEQHSTLGSNSGRSSKTTTGALQKSSSNGLATSPPIDIDLSNVQLSSLTVEQLIELLEKVNDLKPAMERTAPILRENAISGRVLMYCNLEELKSVLRLSFGHWEMFKLLVTALREASVTQPASRKLSTKTTSFAKGTNDSVEMQEPIAQSTPPFGSSTSSFQPIRQKSQNLLEKQPAKVHDYEYLQVTLEEQMICGALQTLNEDAFEDVVSSSERPSPTGEMFSQYLAPIRESSEIGSPPRLTYNLTNPNLTDLAASNGTLNGDDSGVGGGGSVGVGGGGGGGSTSSGSHLGLRSGSGRHSRSHSLHDDASLTSIVVIPTFLTTSPNGASSNNNNNNNNTTTNINDTKL; encoded by the exons GCACTGAATCGGTGCGATTCGATGGGATCGTTGGGCCACCGTTCGCTCCTACAGTACCTGGAAACGGATGATCTAGCTGGACTAAAATCATTCCTCGGCACCCGCCACCTGCAGGTCGACGATCGAGATGAG AACAACACCACAGTGCTGATGGTCGCAAGCGGCCGCGGTGCGACCCATTTCGTGAAGGAACTACTGGCCCGGGGTGCCGATGTACAGGCGCAGGATTTGGACAGCTGGACGGCGCTGCACTTCGCCGCCAAGGCCGGCCATGTCGGGAtcgtggagctgctgctggacaaCGGGGCGGAGCTGGAGCACCGCGACATGGGCGGCTGGACGGCGCTCATGTGGGGCTCGTACAAGGGGCACACCAGCGtggtggcgctgctgctgcagcgcggTGCCGACGTGCAGGCACACGGCAACTACCACCTCAACCCGCTGCTCTGGGCGTCCGGTCGTGGCCACACGGAGATCGTGCGCCTGCTAGTCAACACGGGCGGGGCGAAGGTGAACGTTGGCGATAAG TACGGAACGACCCCGCTGGTGTGGGCCTGCCGCAAGGGAAGCGCGGAGATAGTGGACGTTCTACTGAAAGCCGGCGCGAACGTGGATACCGCCGGCATGTACTCGTGGACACCGCTGCTCGTAGCGGTCAGTGGCGGCTTTCAGGAATGTGTCTCCCTGCTGCTCGAGCGCAAGCCAAACGTGAACGCCCTGGACAAGGACGGCATGACGGCGCTCTCGATCGCGTGCCGCGAAGGGCTCACCGAGATCGCGTCGGCCCTGATCGCGGCCGGTGCCTACCTGAACGTGCAGGATCGGGCCGGCGACACGCCGCTGATCAACGCCGTCAAGGGCGGACACCGGAGCGTGGTCGAGATCCTGATGAAGCGCCACGTGGACGTAGACATCCAGGGAAAGGACAAGAAGACGGCCCTGTACACGGCGGTCGAGAAGGGCCACACCGCGATCGTGAAGCTGATCCTGCAGTCCAACCCGGACCTGGAGCTATCAACCAAAGACGGCGACACCGCGCTGCTGCGGGCGGTGCGCAACCGCAACCTCGAGATCGTGCAGATGCTGCTGGAGCGCAAGGCGAAGGTGGGCGCGACGGACAAGCGAGGCGACACCTGTCTGCACGTGGCGATGCGGGCCCGCTCGAAGGCGATCGTGGAGGCGCTGCTGAGCAACCCGAAGTACGGCCAGCTGCTGTACCGGTCGAACAAGGAGGGCGAAACGCCGTACGCGATCGATGCGACGCACCAGAAGACGATCCTCGGGCAGGTGTTTGGCAATCGGCGGCTGAACGCGAACGAAGACTCGGAGGGTATGCTCGGGTATGGGCTGTACTCGTCGGCGCTCGCTGACGTGCTGAGCGAACCCACGCTTACCACCCCGATCACGGTGGGACTGTACGCGAAGTGGGGCAGCGGGAAGAGCTTCCTGCTGACAGAGCTGCGGGACGAAATGAAGAACTTTGCCCACTCGTGGTCGGAGCCGCCGATCGACGCGTCCTGGCTGTTCTTTCTGATCAGCCTGCATCTGGTGCTGGTGATCGGGACGGTGGTCGGGCTGGCCACCTGGAGCTACGTGTGGGGCATGGTGACGGGGGCCACCCTGCTGGTGCTGATTTACTTTACCGACATTCTGCTAAAGTTCCTCGACCGTCGGTACGATCTCGAGTGGCTGTACTCGCTCAACTACGGGCTGTCGCGCAAGCTCGGCCGGCTGCGGCTGATACTGCAGGTCGCGTTCTGCCATCCGCCCGGGCCGCAGAGCGACCAGCAACCGATGCCGGTACGGTTTCACTTTGCCGAGGCGAGCGGGGCCGCCCCGAACGGTGATGCGGCCGTGGCGCTGATGCTGGCCTCGCTGTTCGACGCGATCGAGGCGCACTACGGTTCGTTGGCGACCGGGCTTTATCGTGCCTTTCGACCGAAACctt TAAAAGCAACCGGTGGCTGGAAATGGCGTAAAATGTGCTGCATGCCGGTAGTGCTGATGTTCGAGCTCGGCATGCTGGGCATCCTGGCGACGGCCTCGCTCTCCATCGTGTACTCCGAGTACGGGCTGGAGGGCCGGGAGGAGATAGCGGTGGCGATCTACGTCCTGCTGGGCATCCTGCTCGCCGGCGCGATTGCGAACCTGCACGCCTGGTCGAAGCTTATCGGTGCCTTGTTTATGTCGCAGGGCAAACACCTGAAGCGTGCCTTCAACAGCAACGAGGCGGCCCCACTGACGGCGCTCGGTGCCGAGGTCAGCCTGATGACGGATATGGTGCGCTGTCTGGACGCGTTCACCGGCCAGCAGAGCCGGCTGGTCGGCGTGGTCGATGCGCTCGATTCCTGCGACACCGAGCGCACGCTCACGATACTGAACGCGGTGCAGACGCTGCTGTCCGGGCCGCAGCGACCgttcgtgctgctgctcgcggTCGATCCGCATGTGATAGCGAAGGCGGCCGAAGCCAACAGCCGGCGACTGTTCACGGAGGGCGGCATCGGCGGGCACGACTTCCTGCGCAATCTGGTGCATCTGCCGGTGTACCTGCAGAACTCGGGCCTGCGCAAGGTGCAGCGGGCCCAGAACACCGCCATGTCGGCGTACCGGCGTGCCATGCCGGATCTGAGCCGGGACGACGATCAGCCGCACCTGGGCCATTCGGCATCGGTCCGGCGGCTGTCGAACGCGTCGGAGATTATGTCGTCGCAGGAGAAGCTGCGCGCGATGCCGAGCTCGTCCCGCGGGGGTAGCAAAAAGCTGCGCGTATCCGACTCGATCGCAAGCTCGATCGGGTCGAACCTGCACAAGCTTGGCCAAAACCCGCCGGTGGATCTGTCGAAAATCATTCTCACCGATGATTACTTCAGCGACGTGAATCCGAGAAGCATGCGAAGACTGATGAACGTCATCTACATCACCG TTCGGTTGCTGAAAGCTTTCCAGATCGATTTCAGCTGGTACCGGTTGAGCTCGTGGATCAATCTCACCGAACAGTGGCCGCTGCGTGCTAGCATGATCGTGCTGGAACACGATCAGGGCGGCGACAGCTTCGACGATTCGGTTTCCCTGCAAGCTGTATACGATAA AGTGCGCCCGAAGCTGACGTGCCTGCGGGAAGCGGCTGCACTGCTCGATCTCGATCGCGACGAGCGCAAGCTGGACGCATTTTTGCAGCTGCACAAGTCTGACCTGCTCGTGTCGGATCTGCGCATCTTCCTACCGTTCACCATCAACCTCGATCCGTACCTCCGGAAGGTGCTGAAAGAGGACCAGCAAGCGCTCGAGGACGAGGGTATCATCATACCGATGAAAACCGTACTGCCACCGAGCAAACCGAGCGGATTCGTGccgcaccatcaccatcggGCGCCGGTTGGCGGCGTGCTGCAGCCCACCCCGCAGCATCCCAACAATCTGACCAACTGGCCCAACTTCTACAACCCGCAGCCGCAGGCAATGGCGCTGATGAGCTACTACAATCAGAACTGGGCCAACTTCCCAGCAGGAGTTTACGGCACGAATGCGCTGCTGGGTGAACCGCTGCCCAAACCGGGCTCTGTCGGCGGCGGCCCCATCATTACCGAGCATCCGCCGCACGAACAGCATTCCACACTCGGCAGCAACAGCGGTCGTAGCAGCAAGACCACCACCGGTGCCCTGCAAAAATCCTCCAGCAACGGTCTGGCGACGAGTCCACCGATCGATATCGACCTATCGAACGTGCAGCTGTCCAGCCTGACGGTTGAGCAGCTGATCGAGCTGCTCGAGAAGGTGAACGATCTGAAACCGGCCATGGAGCGTACCGCGCCGATTCTGCGCGAAAATGCCATCTCCGGCCGGGTGCTGATGTACTGCAATCTGGAGGAGCTCAAGTCGGTGCTGCGGCTTAGCTTCGGGCACTGGGAGATGTTCAAGCTGCTGGTGACGGCACTGCGGGAAGCGAGCGTAACACAACCGGCCAGCCGGAAGCTATCCACCAAGACGACCTCGTTCGCGAAGGGGACGAACGATTCGGTGGAGATGCAGGAACCGATCGCCCAGTCAACGCCACCGTTCGGATCATCGACGAGCAGCTTCCAGCCGATCCGTCAAAAATCCCAAAATCTGCTGGAAAAACAG CCAGCAAAAGTGCATGATTACGAATATCTCCAG GTGACGCTCGAGGAGCAGATGATCTGCGGCGCACTGCAAACGCTGAACGAGGACGCGTTCGAGGATGtggtcagcagcagcgagcGGCCCAGCCCAACCGGTGAGATGTTTAGCCAGTACCTGGCGCCAATACGGGAAAGCTCGGAAATCGGTTCACCGCCTCGCCTCACTTACAACCTTACTAACCCAAACCTGACCGATCTGGCCGCCAGCAACGGTACGCTGAACGGTGACGACAGTggcgtcggtggtggtggcagcgttggcgtcggcggcggcggcggcggcggcagcaccagcagcggcagccaTCTCGGCCTCCGGTCCGGTTCCGGCCGGCACAGTCGTTCCCACAGCCTGCATGACGATGCATCGCTGACCAGCATCGTGGTCATTCCCACCTTCCTAACTACGTCCCCTAATGgcgccagcagcaacaacaacaacaacaacaacaacaccactaCCAATATCAACGACACCAAGCTCTAA